The following DNA comes from Sporomusaceae bacterium.
CCAATGCCGTCGCCAAAGCCTTATTTATCGGCTTTTCCCAGGTTGCCCACGACGAAGTTCTTCGGGATTTATTTGTACGCGCAGCGGACATAGTAGATAAGCACGTTGAAATATTCAACACCACCCTAAAAGAAAGTGGCGTCCCCGGACCCATGAGCCTGGATTCGGATATCACGGTTTCGACCACACCGCCTTTTTCGGACAAGCTCATGCTATACCATCTTGTAGCCCTGATGAACATGGCTCTTGGCTATTACGCCTCAGCCATGGGAGCAAGTCTTCGGGCAGACCTGATGCTTGACTATACGCGTCTCACGGTGGAAATCGAAAAAATCAATTGGGAAGCTATAAGTTTATTGATCGACAGAGGTTGGGCTGAACAGCCGCCTATGGCCCCCGATCGGAAAAAGTTGGCTTATTCCGGTAAATCATCGCTTTAGACTAGACCCTTTCTCGGTACCATAAGGAGGCTAGGACAGTGACAACAACCGCGCATAATATTCGCCTCACCGCCTCAGAGATTGGCATTCTGTGGACTCAGTATTTGATGGACAGTCTGGCCGTTTGCGTCATGAAATATTTCATAGCAAAAACGGAGGATACGCAGATTAAGACGGTTCTACATACTGCCAGGCAGCTCTCTCAGTCCCATGTGCAGAAGATTGAAACGCTTTTTTCTCAGGAAGGCTTCCCTGTACCCTTCGGCTTTACCGATAAAGACGTAAACGTGGGCGCGCCTCGACTTTATTCCGATCCCTCACATCTAAACTACATCAAAAACATGACCAAAGCAGGCATGGTTGCTTATGGTCTTGCCTTGTCTCTCTCTTCCCGCGCCGATGTCCGCCAGCATTACCTGCAGTGTTTAAAGACAAGCGCCGATCTGGATGATCAGGCGACTCAGGTGATGCTGTCAAAAGGCTTTTATGTTCGCCCGCCTTATATCACCGCGCCTACCCATGCTGAATTCATCAAAAACACTGATTATCTTGGAACTTTTTTCGGTCAGCAACGTGTCCTAAATTGCATGGAAATTACCCAT
Coding sequences within:
- a CDS encoding DUF3231 family protein; translated protein: MTTTAHNIRLTASEIGILWTQYLMDSLAVCVMKYFIAKTEDTQIKTVLHTARQLSQSHVQKIETLFSQEGFPVPFGFTDKDVNVGAPRLYSDPSHLNYIKNMTKAGMVAYGLALSLSSRADVRQHYLQCLKTSADLDDQATQVMLSKGFYVRPPYITAPTHAEFIKNTDYLGTFFGQQRVLNCMEITHLFLNAQSNGFEKALITGFSQVAHDVDVRDLFKRRVEIFNKHVEVMLVPLKESGIPGPMSVESDVFNSVVAPFSDKLMLFYAAVLNNMRLGFYAAAAGASLRADVIADYARLSAELMKFGLEAIRLLINKGWAEEPPLFVDRKELATSGKGSSQ